In a single window of the Limnochorda sp. L945t genome:
- a CDS encoding YgaP family membrane protein encodes MQSNVGRVDRWIRLALGAALLLVALLVAEPIRWVALVLAIVLVATGGAGYCPLYGACGISTTGARSSDSARKA; translated from the coding sequence ATGCAGTCCAATGTGGGGCGAGTCGACCGCTGGATCCGCCTGGCGCTGGGAGCGGCGCTACTGCTGGTGGCGCTCCTGGTAGCCGAGCCGATCCGCTGGGTGGCGCTGGTGCTGGCCATCGTGCTGGTGGCCACGGGTGGCGCGGGGTATTGCCCCCTTTACGGAGCGTGCGGCATCAGCACCACCGGCGCCAGGTCCTCGGATTCCGCCAGGAAGGCGTGA